In Halosegnis marinus, one genomic interval encodes:
- a CDS encoding cupin domain-containing protein, translating into MDHAALGAETEAVENVHLAQLAAGEETSVQHFRIEPGATVPSHDHHHEQAGFVYEGELTFLLDDSEVTVAAGESYVLAGGEVHGAENRGTEPVRGVDIFSPPRTDPDWAE; encoded by the coding sequence ATGGACCACGCAGCGCTCGGAGCGGAGACGGAGGCCGTCGAGAACGTCCACCTCGCACAGCTCGCGGCGGGCGAGGAGACCAGCGTCCAGCACTTCCGTATCGAGCCGGGCGCGACCGTCCCGAGCCACGACCACCACCACGAACAGGCCGGGTTCGTCTACGAGGGCGAACTCACCTTCCTGCTCGACGACAGCGAGGTGACCGTCGCCGCCGGCGAGTCCTACGTGCTCGCGGGCGGGGAGGTCCACGGCGCGGAGAACCGAGGGACCGAGCCGGTTCGCGGGGTCGATATCTTCTCGCCGCCGCGGACGGACCCGGACTGGGCCGAGTAG
- a CDS encoding DUF5817 domain-containing protein — protein MYAVVGCSDCEALWVVSGRPETTSCPRCGARRRFAKLKKFAETEDADAAKNVRSAMVQRRAGYDGDLDDFATMGERAMDSGMDDGEFLTASGLDADEVADAGERADGHASSGSLSKREAVERAVADLDRPTESEIAEYAADHGVERDYVERALDKLARAGAVTESGGRYRPL, from the coding sequence ATGTACGCGGTCGTCGGCTGTTCGGACTGCGAGGCGCTGTGGGTGGTCTCGGGGCGACCCGAGACGACCTCGTGTCCCCGCTGCGGGGCGCGCCGGCGGTTCGCGAAGCTGAAGAAGTTCGCCGAGACCGAGGACGCGGACGCCGCGAAGAACGTCCGCTCCGCGATGGTCCAGCGGCGCGCGGGGTACGACGGCGACCTCGACGACTTCGCGACGATGGGCGAGCGCGCGATGGACTCCGGGATGGACGACGGGGAGTTCCTGACCGCCTCGGGCCTCGACGCCGACGAGGTTGCGGATGCGGGGGAGCGGGCCGACGGCCACGCGTCGTCGGGGTCGCTCTCGAAGCGCGAGGCCGTCGAGCGGGCCGTCGCGGACCTCGACCGGCCCACCGAGTCCGAGATAGCCGAGTACGCCGCCGACCACGGGGTCGAGCGAGACTACGTCGAGCGCGCGCTCGACAAACTGGCCCGCGCCGGCGCGGTGACCGAGTCCGGGGGGCGCTACCGTCCGCTATGA
- a CDS encoding isoaspartyl peptidase/L-asparaginase translates to MRVIVHGGAGSPPEEPPERQAVLDEAAATGADADTVTDAVCAATRVLESDPRFNAGVGGTVQSDGIIRTDAGLMTDDRAAGAASSMPGVEHAVDVARVVKEETPHVLVSGVHAVDLADAFGVDTEVDLWTERRTEQWEDLDDHPDVTDTRGQLDWLREQFGGSDTVGAVARDGDRVAAATSTGGRWLALAGRVGDVPQIGSGFYCTAAGGASATGAGEDIARVTLARRAVDHLDAGRPADEAADRAIEEFADLTGSTAGVIVMGDDGDAGEAYNSEAMQTAVAGDK, encoded by the coding sequence ATGCGAGTCATCGTCCACGGCGGCGCGGGGTCGCCCCCGGAGGAACCGCCCGAACGACAGGCAGTGCTCGACGAGGCCGCGGCGACCGGCGCCGACGCCGACACCGTCACCGACGCCGTCTGTGCCGCGACGCGCGTGCTCGAATCGGACCCGCGGTTCAACGCCGGCGTCGGCGGCACCGTCCAGTCGGACGGGATAATCCGAACCGATGCGGGGCTGATGACCGACGACCGCGCGGCCGGCGCGGCGTCGTCGATGCCGGGGGTCGAACACGCGGTCGACGTCGCGCGCGTCGTGAAGGAGGAGACGCCCCACGTGCTCGTCTCGGGCGTCCACGCCGTGGACCTCGCGGACGCGTTCGGGGTCGACACGGAGGTCGACCTGTGGACCGAGCGGCGAACCGAACAGTGGGAAGACCTCGACGACCACCCCGACGTGACGGACACGCGGGGCCAACTCGACTGGCTCCGCGAGCAGTTCGGCGGGTCGGATACGGTCGGCGCGGTCGCCCGCGACGGCGACCGGGTCGCCGCGGCCACCTCCACCGGGGGGCGGTGGCTGGCGCTCGCGGGCCGCGTCGGCGACGTGCCCCAGATAGGCTCGGGGTTCTACTGCACGGCCGCCGGGGGCGCGAGCGCCACCGGCGCGGGCGAGGACATCGCGCGGGTGACGCTCGCGCGCCGTGCCGTGGACCACCTCGACGCGGGCCGGCCGGCCGACGAGGCCGCCGACCGCGCCATCGAGGAGTTCGCCGACCTCACCGGGTCCACGGCGGGCGTCATCGTCATGGGCGACGACGGCGACGCGGGCGAGGCGTACAACAGCGAGGCGATGCAGACGGCCGTAGCCGGCGACAAGTAA
- the icd gene encoding isocitrate dehydrogenase (NADP(+)): protein MSHEYEQVEVPADGEHITVDENDELVVPDNPVIPIIHGDGIGTDVGPAAQAVLNAAAEATGREINWMRVYAGEAARERYDENLPDDTVEALKEFRVSIKGPLTTPVGAGFRSLNVALRKKLDLYANVRPTYHLDGVPSPVTAPEKMDMVNFRENTEDVYAGIEFEAGTDEVQQVKEFVEEEMGFDSTIHDGPVGIGIKPITEFGTKRLVRRAIEYAIANDRDSVTLVHKGNIMKFTEGAFRDWGYELAEEEFAEETITEDELWDEYDGEAPDDVVVVKDRIADNMLQQLLTRTEQYDVLAMPNLNGDYLSDAAGAQIGGLGIAPGANLGEGRVLAEPVHGSAPKYAGQDKVNPSAMILSGRLMLEQLGWHDAAELVRDAVEAQISSKRVTYDIERQVEGGEKLATSEFADEIVERIHDLA, encoded by the coding sequence ATGTCGCACGAGTACGAGCAGGTGGAGGTCCCCGCCGACGGGGAGCACATCACGGTAGACGAGAACGACGAGCTCGTCGTTCCGGACAACCCGGTCATCCCCATCATCCACGGTGACGGTATCGGGACCGACGTCGGGCCGGCGGCCCAGGCGGTGCTGAACGCCGCCGCCGAGGCGACGGGCCGCGAGATCAACTGGATGCGCGTCTACGCGGGCGAGGCCGCCCGCGAGCGATACGACGAGAACCTCCCGGACGACACCGTGGAGGCGCTCAAGGAGTTCCGCGTCTCCATCAAGGGGCCGCTCACGACCCCGGTCGGGGCCGGCTTCCGCTCGCTGAACGTCGCGCTCCGCAAGAAGCTCGACCTCTACGCGAACGTCCGTCCCACCTACCACCTCGACGGCGTCCCGTCGCCCGTGACGGCGCCCGAGAAGATGGACATGGTGAACTTCCGCGAGAACACGGAGGACGTGTACGCCGGCATCGAGTTCGAGGCCGGCACCGACGAGGTCCAGCAGGTCAAGGAGTTCGTCGAGGAGGAGATGGGCTTCGACTCGACCATTCACGACGGCCCGGTCGGTATCGGCATCAAGCCCATCACCGAGTTCGGGACGAAGCGGCTCGTCCGGCGCGCCATCGAGTACGCCATCGCCAACGACCGCGACTCCGTCACCCTCGTCCACAAGGGGAACATCATGAAGTTCACCGAGGGCGCCTTCCGCGACTGGGGCTACGAGCTCGCGGAGGAGGAGTTCGCCGAGGAGACCATCACCGAGGACGAGCTGTGGGACGAGTACGACGGCGAGGCCCCCGACGACGTGGTCGTCGTCAAGGACCGCATCGCCGACAACATGCTCCAGCAGCTCCTCACCCGGACGGAGCAGTACGACGTGCTCGCGATGCCGAACCTCAACGGCGACTACCTCTCCGACGCCGCCGGCGCGCAGATCGGCGGGCTGGGCATCGCGCCCGGCGCGAACCTCGGCGAGGGCCGCGTGCTCGCGGAGCCGGTCCACGGCTCGGCCCCGAAGTACGCCGGCCAGGACAAGGTGAACCCGAGCGCGATGATCCTCTCCGGTCGCCTGATGCTCGAACAGCTGGGCTGGCACGACGCCGCGGAGCTCGTGCGCGACGCCGTCGAGGCGCAGATCTCCTCGAAGCGCGTCACCTACGACATCGAGCGGCAGGTCGAGGGCGGCGAGAAGCTCGCCACCTCCGAGTTCGCCGACGAGATCGTCGAGCGCATCCACGACCTCGCGTAG